In Brachyhypopomus gauderio isolate BG-103 chromosome 11, BGAUD_0.2, whole genome shotgun sequence, a single genomic region encodes these proteins:
- the setd6 gene encoding N-lysine methyltransferase setd6: protein MGKCVLLAFWIQLIGVYKHLRPEQSSKKSKQSLFVISFSCYKMATDAKRPKRENESTDRSTDELLQNFLSWCDKVNLTLSNKVYLSKEGTIADYGMLAKDDIEEGHVVFSIPRQALLHQGTSAVKKVLEEGISCLDSNSGWVPLILALMYEYTCPESHWRPYLSLWPDFRKLDHPMFWSKEERERLLKGTGIPEAVDTDLTNIQKEYEDTVLPFIASHPELWDPVQHSLELYQSMVAFVMAYSFQEPVEDEEDDEVPSPPMMVPMADMLNHVSNHNANLEYTPDCLKMVALREIRKGEEIFNTYGQMANWQLLHMYGFTEPFPTNSNDTADIQMSSMYKAGVQATKSEAEHRLLVAKWNMLCEMEIVGEKGAFIFGKSGSLTDTELYTTLKVLSMSKAEFEEFQENQGWEVDEGGDEDSKMAQALSFEGLPALDPRWKGLLQAAAGFTLGMYAEDEETDRRVLEEPAALAKLSSRETRALHVRLGQKSILQNLRRLTQL, encoded by the exons ATGGGAAAATGTGTACTCTTAGCATTCTGGATACAGTTAATAGGTGTTTATAAACATTTAAGACCAGAGCAGTCGAGCAAAAAATCGAAACAGAGTTTGTTCGTGATAAGCTTCTCTTGTTACAAAATGGCGACAGATGCAAAGAGAccaaag AGGGAAAATGAAAGCACAGACCGAAGCACTGATGAACTTCTGCAGAACTTCTTATCATGGTGTGATAAAGTGAATCTCACGCTTAGCAACAAG GTCTACTTAAGTAAAGAAGGCACAATAGCGGATTATGGCATGCTGGCTAAAGATGACATAGAAGAAGGCCATGTCGTCTTCTCAATCCCCAGACAAGCTCTCCTGCATCAAGGCACTTCTGCTGTCAAGAAGGTTCTTGAAGAAG GAATTAGCTGTTTAGACAGCAACTCAGGGTGGGTCCCGCTCATCTTAGCCCTGATGTATGAATACACCTGTCCAGAGTCCCACTGGAGGCCCTATCTGTCTCTCTGGCCAGACTTTAGGAAGCTGGACCACCCCATGTTCTG gtccaaggaagagagagagaggttgctGAAGGGGACGGGTATCCCTGAGGCGGTGGACACGGACCTGACCAACATCCAGAAAGAGTACGAGGACACGGTCCTACCCTTCATCGCCTCGCATCCTGAGCTGTGGGACCCAGTGCAACACTCCCTGGAGCTCTATCAGAGTATGGTAGCTTTTGTCATGGCCTACAG TTTCCAGGAGCCtgttgaggatgaggaggatgatgaaGTACCCAGCCCTCCCATGATGGTACCCATGGCAGACATGCTGAACCATGTGTCCAATCACAATGCAAATTTAGAGTACACACCT GACTGTTTGAAAATGGTGGCTCTGCGTGAGATCCGGAAGGGTGAGGAGATCTTTAACACCTACGGCCAGATGGCCAACTGGCAACTCCTGCACATGTACGGCTTCACCGAGCCCTTTCCCACCAACAGCAACGACACGGCAGACATCCAGATGTCCTCCATGTACAAAGCAGGTGTACAAG CTACAAAGAGCGAGGCAGAACATCGCCTCCTGGTGGCCAAGTGGAACATGCTGTGTGAGATGGAGATAGTGGGGGAGAAAGGtgcctttatttttggcaaGAGTGGATCCCTCACAGACACGGAACTGTATACAACCCTGAAG GTCTTATCCATGAGTAAAGCAGAGTTTGAAGAATTCCAGGAGAATCAAGGCTGGGAGGTAGATGAGGGTGGTGATGAAGATTCTAAAATGGCACAGGCCCTGAGCTTTGAGGGGCTGCCAGCGCTGGATCCGCGGTGGAAGGGTCTCCTGCAGGCGGCCGCAGGCTTCACACTGGGCATGTACGCAGAGGACGAGGAGACGGACCGCCGGGTGCTGGAGGAGCCGGCCGCCCTGGCCAAGCTGAGCTCCAGAGAGACCAGAGCACTGCACGTGCGCCTGGGTCAAAAGAGCATCCTGCAAAACCTGCGGCGGCTCACCCAGCTGTAG